Proteins encoded in a region of the Streptomyces sp. NBC_00258 genome:
- a CDS encoding endonuclease/exonuclease/phosphatase family protein, translated as MVADWNLIFGLSVVLGTSCSWMWRGDRAGVDGWDVGEQANSRVVPGAKAVAVRRWLRTVDWWRWGKDTAGRSPWARGRVLASLAVLTALLMAFHSVVPNSVGRLGSLLETFLPWLGLAVPLLLVLALLRRSAIALVALLLPGAVWGNLFGGMVLAEEDSGAHDIVAVQHNVSDENSDPEGTASALIEAAPDVVALEELTPSALSVYESALAADYPHHAVEGTVGLWSKYPLSDVRPVDIKPEGIPEGWNRGLRTTARTPRGDIAVYVAHLPSVRIRWNGLSSGWRDESAGLLGEAIAAEKLAKVILLGDLNSTLDDRGLDPVTERMDSAGRNFAFSWPAAFPVSRIDHVMTRSLVVTDTRTLPATGSDHLPIAADIRF; from the coding sequence TTGGTCGCCGACTGGAACCTGATCTTCGGACTGAGCGTCGTACTGGGCACGTCGTGCTCATGGATGTGGCGCGGGGACAGGGCCGGGGTGGATGGGTGGGACGTGGGGGAGCAGGCGAACAGCCGTGTGGTGCCGGGGGCGAAGGCCGTGGCGGTCCGCCGGTGGCTGAGGACCGTCGATTGGTGGCGGTGGGGTAAGGACACGGCAGGCCGGTCTCCCTGGGCGCGTGGGCGTGTTCTCGCGTCGCTCGCCGTGCTGACCGCCCTGCTGATGGCGTTCCACTCCGTCGTGCCCAACTCGGTGGGTCGCCTCGGCAGCCTGCTGGAGACGTTTCTGCCCTGGCTGGGCCTGGCCGTCCCGTTGTTGCTCGTCCTGGCGCTGCTGCGCCGCTCGGCCATCGCCCTGGTGGCGCTGCTGTTGCCCGGGGCGGTCTGGGGGAACCTCTTCGGCGGGATGGTGCTGGCCGAGGAAGACAGCGGCGCGCACGACATCGTGGCGGTCCAGCACAACGTCAGTGACGAGAACAGCGACCCCGAGGGCACCGCGAGCGCCCTGATCGAGGCCGCCCCGGATGTCGTCGCTCTGGAAGAGCTGACGCCCTCCGCGCTGTCGGTCTACGAGTCGGCCCTGGCAGCGGACTACCCCCACCACGCGGTCGAAGGAACCGTCGGGCTCTGGTCGAAGTATCCGCTGTCGGACGTACGTCCGGTGGACATCAAACCGGAGGGTATCCCCGAGGGCTGGAACCGCGGCCTGCGGACCACGGCACGCACGCCCCGGGGCGATATCGCGGTGTACGTCGCCCACCTGCCCTCGGTCCGCATCCGATGGAACGGCCTCAGCTCCGGTTGGCGGGACGAGAGCGCCGGTCTGCTGGGTGAGGCCATCGCCGCCGAGAAGCTGGCCAAGGTCATTCTGCTGGGCGACCTCAACAGCACGCTGGACGACCGCGGGCTGGACCCGGTCACCGAGCGGATGGACTCGGCAGGGCGAAACTTCGCATTCAGTTGGCCCGCGGCCTTCCCCGTCTCCCGGATCGACCACGTCATGACCCGCTCACTGGTGGTCACCGACACTCGCACCCTGCCCGCCACCGGCAGCGACCACCTCCCGATCGCCGCCGACATCAGGTTCTAG
- a CDS encoding pyridoxamine 5'-phosphate oxidase family protein: MAFSGSPAFPADVPRDIVDANRYMVLATADHAGTPWSSPVYFAHRGYREFFWVSSPQVTHSRNIAVRPQVGIVVFDSSVAISTGQGVYMSAVASAVDAADAEDAIAVFSRRSVTHGGRVWTADDLADAQGVSGVALYRAVADEHSTLAKDGQPDHRVPVRLTD; the protein is encoded by the coding sequence ATGGCATTCAGCGGATCACCGGCATTCCCAGCCGACGTACCACGCGACATCGTCGACGCGAACAGGTACATGGTGCTCGCCACCGCCGACCATGCGGGAACGCCGTGGAGTTCACCGGTGTACTTCGCCCACCGGGGGTACCGCGAGTTCTTCTGGGTCTCCTCACCGCAGGTCACCCACTCACGCAACATCGCGGTACGCCCCCAGGTGGGCATCGTGGTCTTCGACTCCTCGGTGGCGATCAGTACCGGACAGGGTGTGTACATGTCCGCCGTCGCGTCCGCGGTGGACGCCGCCGACGCGGAGGACGCGATCGCCGTCTTCTCCCGCCGGTCGGTCACGCACGGCGGCCGGGTATGGACCGCCGACGACCTCGCAGACGCTCAAGGCGTCTCAGGTGTGGCCCTCTATCGCGCGGTTGCTGATGAGCACTCGACGCTCGCCAAGGACGGACAGCCGGATCATCGCGTGCCCGTCCGGCTCACCGACTGA